ATTATCAGACAGGAGAAGTGATACCCGACGATATTATTGAAAAGATACTGCAACAGAAGACTTTCAATCAAGGCTTCATGACCACTGAATTATTGGCTGCCGCCATCCTCGACATGAATTTGCACACGATGACAGATGTAAAGAATCTAGACATGCTTGCATTCGAAAAAGAAGCGATGGACAAGCTCAATCTGATCCCCGAAATAGCACCACGTTATCGCGTGACCTACTTCAATCATATCATCGGCGGATACGCAGCCGGATACTACAGCTATCTATGGGCCAATGTACTGGATAACGATGCTTTCGAAGCCTTTAAAGAACATGGAATCTTTGATAAAAACACCGCCGACCTCTTCCGCCACAACGTATTGGAGAAAGGGGACAGCGAAGACCCAATGACGCTTTACCGGAATTTCCGTGGAGCGGAACCAAGCTTGGAACCGCTACTGAAAAACAGAGGAATGAAATAATTCAGCAAAAAAGCCCTTAAACATCAAATATTTGAGGGCTTATTACACATGAATGTGAAAAAAAAACTATATTTGCAGCCTTGTATGCGGCAAAAAGAACTTGTGTACGACAGAATTTAACTGAAAATTAAATTAAAAAAGTAATCATCATAAATTAAAAGTAAAATGCAAAACAAAGGATTTGTAAAGGTTTTTGCGGTATTACTCACACTGGTATGTGTGTTCTATCTCTCTTTCTCCTTCGCAACACGCCATTATACCAATAAGGCGAAAGAAATTGCGAATGGCGACCCGAAAGTAGAACAAGACTACCTCGACTCTCTCTCAAATGAGAAAGTGTGGTTGGGTAACTGGACGCTGAAACAATGTCGTGAGATGGAGATTAGTTTAGGTTTGGACCTAAAGGGTGGTATGAACGTTATCCTTGAAGTTTCTGTACCTGATGTTATTAAAGCACTGGCTGACAACAAGCCGGATGAGGCTTTCAACAAAGCATTGGCAGAAGCTGCAAAACAAGCTGTAAACAGTCAGGATGATATCATCACTCTGTTTGTCAGAGAATACCACAAAGCCGCTCCTAACGCAAAACTTTCCGAACTCTTCGCAACACAACAGTTGAAAGACAAAGTTAACCAGAAATCATCGGATGCAGAAGTTGAAAAAGTATTGAGAGCAGAAGTAAAAGCTGCTGTTGAAAACTCATATAACGTGCTTCGTACCCGTATCGACCGTTTTGGTGTTGTTCAACCGAACATCCAGAGTCTGGAAGACAAAATGGGTCGTATCATGGTGGAATTGCCGGGTATCAAAGAGCCGGAACGTGTGAGAAAACTTCTCCAAGGTTCTGCCAACCTGGAATTCTGGGAAACTTATACAGCTAGAGAAGTTCTTCCTGCCATGCAATCTGCTGATGCTAAATTGCGTGCTATATTAGCGCAGGAAACAACTGCAGACTCTACTGCCGTAGACTCTACCAAAGAAGCTGCACTTGCAGAAGCTACTCCGGCTAAGAACGTAAGTGCCGCCGACAGCCTTGCTGCAGCTTTGAAAGGGGACATTGCCGCTGATGACAAATCTACAGCCAACCTAGAAGAAGTTAAAAAGCAATATCCTCTCCTGGCTATCCTGCAGTTGAACTCTAGCGGACAGGGGCCTGTTATCGGTTACGCTAACTATAAAGATACTGCTGACATCAACAAGTATCTGGCTATGCCGGAAATCAAAGCAGAACTTCCGAAAGACCTTCGTCTGAAATGGGGCGTTTCTCCTTCTGAATTTGACAAGAAAGGACAGACTTTCGAATTATACGCTATCAAGTCTACCGAACGTAACGGCAAAGCTCCGTTGGAAGGTGACGTAGTAACAGATGCGAAAGATGAATTCGACCAATACAGCAAACCGGCTGTCAGCATGACGATGAACTCTGACGGCGCACGTCGCTGGGCACAGTTGACCAAACAAAATATCGGTCGTTCAATTGCTATCGTTCTTGATAACTATGTATATTCTGCACCAAACGTAAACTCTGAAATCACAGGTGGACGTTCACAGATTACAGGTCATTTCACTCCTGAACAAGCAAAAGACTTAGCAAACGTATTGAAATCAGGTAAAATGCCGGCTCCGGCTCATATTGTACAGGAAGATATCGTTGGTCCGTCACTGGGTCAGGAATCTATCAACGCAGGTATTTTCTCATTCGTCGTTGCTTTGATTCTGTTGATGATTTACATGTGCTCTATGTATGGATTCATCCCGGGTATGGTAGCCAATGGAGCACTACTCCTCAACTTCTTCTTTACACTGGGTATTCTTTCGTCTTTCCAAGCTGCATTGACAATGTCCGGTATTGCCGGTATGGTATTGTCACTGGGTATGGCAGTGGATGCGAACGTACTTATCTATGAACGTACAAAAGAAGAGCTTCGCGCAGGTAAAGGTGTGAAAAAAGCACTTGCCGACGGTTACTCCAACGCATTCTCGGCTATTTTCGACTCTAACTTGACATCTATCATCACAGGTATCATCCTGTTTAACTTTGGTACTGGTCCGATTCGTGGTTTTGCTACGACTTTGATTATCGGTATTCTTGTATCCTTCTTTACTGCCGTATTCATGACTCGCTTGGTTTATGAACACTTCATGAGTAAAGACAAGTGGTTGAACCTGACATTCACAACCAAGATTTCAAAGAACTTGATGACCAATACACATTTCGATTTTATGGGTACAAACAAAAAATCCCTTATTATCGTCAGTGCAGTCATCATCGTTTGTATCGGTTCATTTGCCATCCGTGGTTTAAGTCAGAGTATCGACTTCACCGGTGGACGTAATTTTAAGGTACAATTTGAGAACCCTGTAGAACCGGAACAAGTTCGTGAATTGATCTCTAGTAAATTTGGCGATGCTAATGTAAGCGTTATCGCTATCGGTACAGATAAGAAAACTGTACGTATCAGCACGAACTACCGTATCGAAGATGCAGGTAACAACGTGGACTCTGAAATCGAATCATACCTATATGAGACTCTGAAACCGGTATTGACGCAGAACATT
The Bacteroides luhongzhouii DNA segment above includes these coding regions:
- the secDF gene encoding protein translocase subunit SecDF — translated: MQNKGFVKVFAVLLTLVCVFYLSFSFATRHYTNKAKEIANGDPKVEQDYLDSLSNEKVWLGNWTLKQCREMEISLGLDLKGGMNVILEVSVPDVIKALADNKPDEAFNKALAEAAKQAVNSQDDIITLFVREYHKAAPNAKLSELFATQQLKDKVNQKSSDAEVEKVLRAEVKAAVENSYNVLRTRIDRFGVVQPNIQSLEDKMGRIMVELPGIKEPERVRKLLQGSANLEFWETYTAREVLPAMQSADAKLRAILAQETTADSTAVDSTKEAALAEATPAKNVSAADSLAAALKGDIAADDKSTANLEEVKKQYPLLAILQLNSSGQGPVIGYANYKDTADINKYLAMPEIKAELPKDLRLKWGVSPSEFDKKGQTFELYAIKSTERNGKAPLEGDVVTDAKDEFDQYSKPAVSMTMNSDGARRWAQLTKQNIGRSIAIVLDNYVYSAPNVNSEITGGRSQITGHFTPEQAKDLANVLKSGKMPAPAHIVQEDIVGPSLGQESINAGIFSFVVALILLMIYMCSMYGFIPGMVANGALLLNFFFTLGILSSFQAALTMSGIAGMVLSLGMAVDANVLIYERTKEELRAGKGVKKALADGYSNAFSAIFDSNLTSIITGIILFNFGTGPIRGFATTLIIGILVSFFTAVFMTRLVYEHFMSKDKWLNLTFTTKISKNLMTNTHFDFMGTNKKSLIIVSAVIIVCIGSFAIRGLSQSIDFTGGRNFKVQFENPVEPEQVRELISSKFGDANVSVIAIGTDKKTVRISTNYRIEDAGNNVDSEIESYLYETLKPVLTQNISLATFIDRDNHTGGSIVSSQKVGPSIADDIKTGAIYSVVLALIAIGLYILIRFRNIAYSVGSIVALTSDTIMIIGAYSLFWGILPFSLEIDQTFIGAILTAIGYSINDKVVIFDRVREFFGLYPKRDKRVLFNDSLNTTLARTINTSLSTLIVLLCIFILGGDSIRSFAFAMILGVVIGTLSSLFIASPIAYNMMKNKKVVAATTEE